A genomic segment from Glycine soja cultivar W05 chromosome 18, ASM419377v2, whole genome shotgun sequence encodes:
- the LOC114396540 gene encoding fasciclin-like arabinogalactan protein 10 encodes MAHILPFLLLTLLAATASAHNITDILAANPDYSDFNGFLSQTGLAGEINTRQTITVLVLNNAALSAVAAKHPLSVVKNLLSLHILLDYFDNTKLHQIPNGTTLSTTLYQTTGNANGNVGSVNITDLKGGKVGFGSAAPGSKLDSSYTKSVKQIPYNISVMEISAPIISPGILAAPPPSADVNITALIEKAGCKTFASLISSNGLIKTFQSTADKGLTIFAPNDEAFKAKGVPDLSKLTNAEVVSLLQYHAAAKYLPVGSLKTTKDSINTLASNGAGKFDLTVSVAGDSLTLHTGVDSSRIAETILDSTPLSIYSVDSVLLPPELFAKSPSPAPAPGPVTAPSPSPVSTPSEAPSPLPASPPAPAGETPAGAPADAPSSEAERSTSGKSDGVHVKASATLTVAVIALSAFVISATFM; translated from the coding sequence ATGGCTCACATTCTCCCTTTCCTCCTCCTCACCCTCCTCGCCGCCACCGCCTCCGCCCACAATATCACCGACATTCTCGCCGCCAACCCCGACTACAGCGACTTCAACGGCTTCCTCTCCCAAACCGGCCTCGCCGGCGAAATCAACACCCGCCAGACCATCACCGTCCTCGTCCTCAACAACGCCGCCCTCTCCGCCGTGGCCGCAAAACACCCCCTCTCCGTCGTCAAAAACCTCCTCAGCCTCCACATCCTCCTCGACTACTTCGACAACACAAAGCTCCACCAGATCCCCAACGGCACCACGCTCTCCACCACTCTCTACCAAACCACCGGCAATGCCAACGGCAACGTCGGCTCCGTCAACATCACCGACCTCAAAGGCGGTAAGGTTGGCTTCGGCTCCGCTGCTCCCGGCTCCAAACTCGACTCCTCCTACACCAAATCCGTCAAACAAATCCCCTACAACATCTCCGTCATGGAAATCAGCGCGCCGATCATTTCGCCGGGGATCCTCGCGGCTCCGCCTCCCTCAGCCGACGTTAACATAACGGCGCTCATCGAAAAAGCCGGATGCAAAACGTTCGCCTCACTCATCTCCTCTAACGGACTCATTAAAACGTTTCAGTCAACGGCGGATAAAGGTTTGACTATTTTCGCTCCTAACGATGAAGCGTTTAAGGCGAAAGGCGTACCTGATTTGAGCAAGCTCACGAACGCTGAAGTTGTTTCGCTCTTACAGTATCACGCCGCCGCTAAGTATCTTCCCGTTGGATCTCTGAAAACGACGAAGGATTCAATTAACACGTTGGCCTCCAACGGCGCCGGAAAGTTCGATTTGACCGTTTCCGTCGCCGGAGATTCCCTTACGCTCCACACCGGAGTCGATTCCTCGAGGATAGCGGAGACGATTCTCGATTCCACTCCGCTTTCGATTTATTCTGTGGACAGCGTTCTTCTTCCGCCGGAGCTGTTCGCGAAGTCGCCGTCTCCTGCCCCGGCGCCGGGACCGGTTACTGCGCCTTCTCCCTCGCCGGTGTCAACTCCATCGGAAGCACCTTCGCCGCTTCCGGCATCGCCTCCGGCTCCAGCGGGAGAGACTCCTGCCGGTGCTCCGGCGGATGCACCGTCCTCGGAGGCTGAGCGGAGCACTTCCGGCAAGAGTGACGGTGTTCACGTGAAAGCTTCTGCGACTCTCACTGTTGCAGTGATTGCATTGTCTGCCTTTGTGATTTCTGCTAcctttatgtaa